In Bradyrhizobium sp. CCBAU 051011, the following are encoded in one genomic region:
- a CDS encoding FecR family protein yields MRAIPHVSKALAAAFFLAAASSVFAADGGDWIVSKSSGEVWLAGSGVQQASLQQEDVLKPGDTVRTGRNGRALLTRGDEAILIAPNSVVGVPIEKKEGLSTTIVQKAGSILLDVEKRNVKHFEVETPYLAAVVKGTQFRVTINAGKTSVDVIRGQVEVSDFKTGQIAQVMAGQHATAFASGKTGLSLGGAGVLAPIEQGRPRAPSVDRTPVPRGGFTAMRSAANGQVVQPSRQSGVHLVRPGVTRISSSIGEVRLNVNRVTHGLAREKSAVHGGSRNAARDNTVWDASDTANNSQGNGATNTAGASSASSVSAAIAASSGSEGGGSGNGKNNNGNGNGNGNGNGANGNGRGNGNANGHGNGNGNGNGRGRS; encoded by the coding sequence ATGCGTGCGATTCCTCACGTCTCAAAAGCCCTCGCGGCAGCGTTCTTCCTCGCGGCGGCGTCCAGCGTGTTCGCCGCCGATGGTGGCGACTGGATAGTCAGCAAATCCTCCGGCGAAGTCTGGCTCGCCGGCAGTGGCGTGCAGCAGGCATCGCTGCAGCAGGAAGACGTCTTGAAGCCGGGCGACACCGTTCGCACCGGCCGTAACGGCCGCGCGCTGTTGACGCGCGGCGACGAAGCGATCCTGATCGCGCCGAATTCCGTGGTCGGCGTCCCCATCGAGAAGAAGGAAGGGCTGTCGACGACGATCGTGCAGAAGGCGGGCTCGATCCTGCTCGACGTCGAAAAGCGCAACGTCAAGCATTTCGAAGTCGAGACGCCTTACCTCGCCGCCGTGGTGAAGGGCACGCAATTCCGCGTCACCATCAATGCGGGGAAGACCAGCGTCGACGTGATCCGCGGCCAGGTTGAAGTTTCGGACTTTAAGACCGGCCAGATCGCGCAAGTGATGGCCGGCCAGCATGCGACGGCCTTCGCGAGCGGCAAGACCGGGTTGTCACTGGGCGGAGCCGGCGTCCTCGCGCCAATCGAGCAGGGCAGGCCCCGTGCGCCTTCGGTCGATCGCACGCCAGTGCCGCGCGGAGGCTTTACGGCGATGCGCAGCGCCGCCAATGGACAGGTCGTCCAACCGTCCCGTCAATCGGGCGTGCATCTCGTCAGGCCAGGTGTGACCCGCATTTCGTCTTCGATCGGCGAGGTCCGCCTCAACGTCAATCGCGTCACCCACGGCCTCGCCCGCGAGAAGTCTGCGGTGCATGGCGGATCGCGTAACGCCGCCAGGGACAACACGGTCTGGGACGCGTCCGACACCGCGAACAACAGCCAGGGCAACGGCGCCACCAACACAGCGGGCGCAAGCAGCGCTTCCAGCGTCAGCGCCGCAATAGCTGCCTCCAGCGGCTCGGAAGGCGGCGGAAGCGGCAATGGCAAAAACAACAATGGGAACGGCAACGGAAACGGCAATGGGAACGGGGCCAATGGCAACGGCAGGGGCAACGGCAACGCGAATGGGCATGGGAACGGCAACGGCAATGGCAACGGCCGGGGCAGAAGCTGA
- a CDS encoding EAL domain-containing protein: protein MKQYRSHLFVMIALAIVLAGDWHSSLRNVLADLRFAWQSRQASGDIVVIAIDASSIERIGVWPWPRLFHAELIRQLQKADVQDIALDVDFSTPSDAASDRNFAEALQAAGGSIVLPSFQQPRTDRTTLHINRPLQQFAEHSWPALVNVEVGPDGLVRRYPFGEKLDGKFVPSMASVLSGQYGEKRTPFLIDYSIRTAGIPKVSFVDVLRGDPATLQKLQGKKVIVGGTALELGDRFSVPNGVILSGPVLQTLAAESLLQNRALQWTSHVVTLTGLAVLALIMLFSWRRLSARKRVAMLGATAVALEAGAFALQAAFPLIFDTSLFHIAIVVYVAAIALDEIDIRDLLGRVAESRFQRVAMSLGDGLICTDSRYMITVWNPGATAIFGYRPEEMIGRPFDEICARDEALPTSSFSIEDAAHLAAGSVVEFDGRRSNGEVFPVEASFSGWQGADGFQFGAILRDISVRKREAERIKYLAEHDTLTGLINRNTLHAQLDAKISATEANGGKVALLVIGIDGFQQINNMLGTTCGDLVLRAISQRLTAAVPSAGQVARLSGDEFAIAVPTSDIAENLNRFAEQIGDSFDAPLLAGNRHLRVKVSIGAAVCPADGRTADELLSNAHLALSRAKATNRGGYVLFEDSIRRELEKRLTLEAELALAAERNEFELFYQPQLHLADGRLIGAEALIRWRHPERGLVSPAEFMPVVNTSPISERIADWVLQTACAKGAAWERAGHKLRIGVNLSPSQLESGGLAISVAQVLASTGLSPTSLELEVTEDILLHDEQEALNTFLEIQELGVRLVFDDFGTGFASLSYLKKFPLDGLKIDRSFVLGLLTNPDDAAIVSSTIGLSKQLGLSIIAEGIEDRGTADFLVKMGCEEGQGYCFGKPMPARDFEAKFLTAPAAEVA from the coding sequence GTGAAACAGTATCGGTCGCATCTTTTCGTGATGATCGCGTTGGCGATCGTCCTGGCGGGCGACTGGCATAGCTCGCTTCGCAATGTACTGGCCGACCTGCGATTCGCGTGGCAGTCGCGCCAGGCCAGCGGCGACATCGTGGTGATCGCGATCGACGCATCGTCGATTGAAAGGATCGGCGTCTGGCCGTGGCCGCGCCTGTTCCACGCCGAACTGATCCGGCAGCTTCAGAAGGCGGACGTCCAGGACATCGCGCTCGATGTCGATTTCTCCACGCCTTCCGACGCCGCGTCGGACCGAAACTTTGCCGAAGCCCTGCAGGCTGCTGGCGGATCGATCGTGCTGCCCTCCTTCCAGCAGCCGCGCACCGACAGGACGACGCTTCACATCAATCGCCCGTTGCAGCAGTTCGCCGAGCATTCCTGGCCCGCGCTCGTCAATGTCGAGGTCGGCCCCGACGGCCTCGTCCGCCGCTATCCGTTCGGCGAGAAGCTGGATGGCAAATTCGTGCCCTCGATGGCTTCCGTCCTCTCCGGCCAATACGGCGAAAAGCGAACGCCATTCCTGATCGACTACAGCATCCGAACGGCCGGCATTCCCAAAGTATCCTTTGTCGACGTCCTGCGCGGCGACCCGGCGACCTTGCAAAAGCTTCAGGGCAAGAAGGTCATCGTCGGCGGCACGGCACTCGAACTTGGTGATCGCTTCAGTGTCCCGAATGGCGTGATCCTGTCCGGCCCCGTGCTGCAGACCCTGGCGGCGGAATCGCTGCTGCAGAACCGCGCGCTGCAATGGACTTCGCACGTCGTCACGCTGACCGGCCTCGCTGTCCTTGCCTTGATCATGCTGTTCTCATGGCGCCGCCTTTCCGCCCGCAAGCGCGTAGCGATGCTCGGCGCAACGGCGGTCGCCCTCGAGGCCGGGGCCTTTGCCCTGCAGGCGGCCTTCCCGCTCATTTTCGACACGTCGCTGTTTCATATCGCCATCGTCGTCTATGTCGCGGCCATCGCGCTCGACGAAATCGACATCCGCGATCTGCTCGGCAGGGTCGCGGAGAGCCGCTTCCAGCGCGTGGCGATGTCGCTTGGCGACGGCCTGATCTGCACGGATTCCCGTTACATGATTACGGTCTGGAATCCGGGCGCGACGGCGATCTTCGGCTACAGGCCGGAGGAAATGATCGGCCGCCCCTTCGACGAAATCTGCGCCCGCGACGAAGCCCTCCCCACTTCTTCCTTTTCGATCGAGGACGCAGCCCATCTGGCTGCCGGATCGGTGGTCGAGTTCGACGGGCGCCGCAGCAATGGCGAGGTGTTTCCGGTGGAGGCCTCCTTCTCCGGCTGGCAAGGCGCCGACGGGTTTCAATTCGGGGCTATCCTGCGCGACATCTCGGTACGCAAGCGCGAAGCCGAGAGGATCAAGTATCTGGCGGAGCACGACACGCTGACAGGGCTCATCAACCGAAACACCCTTCACGCCCAACTCGACGCGAAAATTTCCGCGACCGAGGCAAACGGCGGCAAGGTGGCCCTGCTGGTGATCGGCATCGACGGCTTCCAGCAGATCAACAACATGCTCGGCACCACCTGTGGCGATCTCGTGCTTCGCGCCATTTCGCAGCGACTGACCGCGGCTGTTCCGTCGGCGGGTCAGGTCGCTCGTTTGAGCGGGGACGAATTCGCCATCGCAGTTCCGACGAGCGACATCGCAGAAAACCTCAACCGCTTTGCGGAACAGATCGGCGACAGCTTCGACGCGCCGCTGCTGGCCGGAAACCGCCACCTCCGCGTCAAGGTCAGCATCGGCGCCGCCGTTTGCCCGGCCGATGGACGAACGGCGGACGAGCTCCTCAGCAACGCGCATCTGGCGCTGAGTCGCGCCAAGGCCACCAACCGCGGCGGCTATGTGCTGTTCGAAGATTCGATCCGCCGCGAACTGGAGAAGCGCCTGACGCTGGAGGCGGAGCTGGCGCTGGCCGCGGAACGCAATGAGTTCGAGTTGTTCTACCAACCGCAACTGCATCTGGCCGACGGCCGCCTGATCGGCGCCGAAGCCCTGATCCGCTGGCGCCATCCTGAGCGGGGCCTGGTTTCTCCGGCGGAATTCATGCCGGTCGTCAATACCTCGCCGATTTCCGAGCGGATCGCCGACTGGGTTCTTCAAACCGCCTGCGCCAAGGGCGCCGCCTGGGAACGCGCGGGACACAAGCTCCGCATCGGCGTCAATCTTTCACCGTCCCAACTGGAGTCTGGCGGCCTCGCCATCTCGGTCGCGCAGGTGCTTGCCAGCACCGGCTTAAGTCCGACCAGCCTGGAGCTCGAGGTCACCGAAGACATCCTGCTCCACGACGAGCAGGAGGCGCTGAATACGTTCCTCGAGATTCAGGAGCTTGGCGTTCGCCTCGTCTTCGACGATTTCGGCACCGGCTTTGCCAGCTTGAGCTATCTGAAAAAATTCCCTCTCGACGGGCTGAAGATCGACCGCTCCTTCGTCTTGGGCTTGCTGACCAATCCCGACGACGCGGCGATCGTCAGCTCGACGATCGGGCTGAGCAAGCAGCTCGGCCTGTCCATCATCGCCGAAGGCATCGAGGACCGCGGCACGGCCGACTTCTTGGTCAAGATGGGCTGCGAAGAAGGACAGGGCTATTGCTTTGGCAAGCCGATGCCGGCCCGCGATTTTGAAGCCAAATTCCTCACCGCTCCCGCCGCCGAGGTGGCGTAG